A single region of the Silene latifolia isolate original U9 population chromosome 8, ASM4854445v1, whole genome shotgun sequence genome encodes:
- the LOC141596409 gene encoding uncharacterized protein LOC141596409 isoform X1, which produces MSPPPDGDAATCTAIHDIDSIDSDDHLDCPHCRKSDHPSSSPFNSYAISETDISDNLRRIFFASLKAFGIGAGLKGGLSLFSLLARLSRRNSAKFKKNGGGLSSSEEIISVIKETLRYGLFLGTFAGTFSSVDQIIASFGGHRRTAKWRALVAGAIAGPSMLLTGPNTQHNSLAIYILMRAAVLASRCGIKSRRFGRICKPLTWAHGDVFLMCLSSSQILSAYILKQESLPSSYKSFLNKHGAKDMSILQGVKQLASGNKVSSLEAIEKFYNSLGVNITLDPEMKVPCTMVHGNQSCESHFISFLVQAYKRALPVYLPVYLVPALIVHRQDLLKRPYTILWKSVYGMARSSLFLSTYCASAWMWTCVLFRIFKRCNIPMVAMGTFPTGLALAIEKKSRRIEISLYCLARAIESFFTCMADIGYLPQSLMEIKRADVVVFSLSTAIIMHCYSQEREVFRSKYLNVLDWVFGVPPPPCYTPRYKDTVTSKEF; this is translated from the exons ATGTCGCCGCCGCCCGACGGCGACGCCGCTACATGCACTGCCATACACGATATCGACTCCATTGATTCCGATGACCACCTCGATTGTCCGCATTGCCGTAAATCCGACCACCCCTCCTCCTCTCCTTTCAACTCCTACGCCATCTCCGAAACTGATATCTCCGATAATCTACGCCGCATCTTCTTCGCTTCTCTCAAGGCTTTCGGTATCGGCGCCGGGTTAAAAGGCGGTTTATCGCTTTTCTCGCTTCTCGCACGCCTTAGTCGCCGGAATTCTGCGAAATTTAAAAA GAATGGTGGAGGATTATCAAGTAGTGAGGAGATTATATCAGTGATTAAGGAAACTTTGCGATATGGTTTGTTTCTCGGTACTTTTGCGGGGACTTTTAGTTCTGTTGATCAAATTATTGCTTCTTTTGGTGGTCATCGTAG GACTGCAAAATGGAGGGCATTAGTAGCAGGTGCTATTGCTGGGCCGTCAATGTTATTAACTGGGCCGAATACGCAGCACAATAGTTTGGCTATCTATATTCTCATGAGAGCAGCGGTATTGGCATCTCGCTGTGGAATAAAGAGCAGGCGATTTGGGCGCATTTGCAAACCTTTAACGTGGGCGCATGGAGATGTTTTCCTCATGTGCCTCTCATCCTCCCAAATTTT GTCTGCCTACATTTTGAAGCAAGAATCTCTTCCTTCATCTTACAAGTCGTTCCTCAATAAACATGGCGCAAAGGATATGTCCATTCTGCAAGGCGTGAAGCAGCTTGCAAGTGGGAATAAAGTTTCTAGTCTGGAGGCAATAGAGAAATTCTACAATTCTCTTGGTGTAAACATCACCCTGGATCCAGAAATGAAAGTCCCCTGCACG ATGGTACATGGAAACCAATCGTGTGAGTCCCATTTCATCTCCTTTCTCGTTCAAGCATATAAAAGAGCACTACCAGTTTACCTACCAGTGTATTTGGTTCCAGCTCTGATCGTCCATCGTCAAGACTTATTGAAAAG ACCTTACACAATTCTGTGGAAGAGTGTTTATGGCATGGCAAGGTCTAGCTTGTTCTTATCTACATACTGCGCTTCTGCCTG gATGTGGACATGTGTTCTCTTCAGGATATTTAAGAGATGCAACATTCCGATGGTGGCAATGGGAACA TTCCCAACTGGCCTTGCATTGGCAATCGAGAAGAAGAGTAGACGGATTGAAATATCATTGTATTGCTTAGCTAGAGCTATCGAGAGTTTTTTCACATGCATGGCTGACATCGGATACTTGCCTCAATCTCTAATGGAGATTAAAAGAGCAGATGTGGTTGTTTTTAGCTTGTCAACTGCTATAATTATGCATTGCTATTCGCAGGAGAGGGAAGTTTTTAGATCCAAGTACCTCAATGTTCTGGATTGGGTCTTTGGTGTACCGCCTCCTCCTTGTTATACTCCTCGGTATAAAGATACCGTAACTAGCAAAGAATTTTAA
- the LOC141596409 gene encoding uncharacterized protein LOC141596409 isoform X2 encodes MLLTGPNTQHNSLAIYILMRAAVLASRCGIKSRRFGRICKPLTWAHGDVFLMCLSSSQILSAYILKQESLPSSYKSFLNKHGAKDMSILQGVKQLASGNKVSSLEAIEKFYNSLGVNITLDPEMKVPCTMVHGNQSCESHFISFLVQAYKRALPVYLPVYLVPALIVHRQDLLKRPYTILWKSVYGMARSSLFLSTYCASAWMWTCVLFRIFKRCNIPMVAMGTFPTGLALAIEKKSRRIEISLYCLARAIESFFTCMADIGYLPQSLMEIKRADVVVFSLSTAIIMHCYSQEREVFRSKYLNVLDWVFGVPPPPCYTPRYKDTVTSKEF; translated from the exons ATGTTATTAACTGGGCCGAATACGCAGCACAATAGTTTGGCTATCTATATTCTCATGAGAGCAGCGGTATTGGCATCTCGCTGTGGAATAAAGAGCAGGCGATTTGGGCGCATTTGCAAACCTTTAACGTGGGCGCATGGAGATGTTTTCCTCATGTGCCTCTCATCCTCCCAAATTTT GTCTGCCTACATTTTGAAGCAAGAATCTCTTCCTTCATCTTACAAGTCGTTCCTCAATAAACATGGCGCAAAGGATATGTCCATTCTGCAAGGCGTGAAGCAGCTTGCAAGTGGGAATAAAGTTTCTAGTCTGGAGGCAATAGAGAAATTCTACAATTCTCTTGGTGTAAACATCACCCTGGATCCAGAAATGAAAGTCCCCTGCACG ATGGTACATGGAAACCAATCGTGTGAGTCCCATTTCATCTCCTTTCTCGTTCAAGCATATAAAAGAGCACTACCAGTTTACCTACCAGTGTATTTGGTTCCAGCTCTGATCGTCCATCGTCAAGACTTATTGAAAAG ACCTTACACAATTCTGTGGAAGAGTGTTTATGGCATGGCAAGGTCTAGCTTGTTCTTATCTACATACTGCGCTTCTGCCTG gATGTGGACATGTGTTCTCTTCAGGATATTTAAGAGATGCAACATTCCGATGGTGGCAATGGGAACA TTCCCAACTGGCCTTGCATTGGCAATCGAGAAGAAGAGTAGACGGATTGAAATATCATTGTATTGCTTAGCTAGAGCTATCGAGAGTTTTTTCACATGCATGGCTGACATCGGATACTTGCCTCAATCTCTAATGGAGATTAAAAGAGCAGATGTGGTTGTTTTTAGCTTGTCAACTGCTATAATTATGCATTGCTATTCGCAGGAGAGGGAAGTTTTTAGATCCAAGTACCTCAATGTTCTGGATTGGGTCTTTGGTGTACCGCCTCCTCCTTGTTATACTCCTCGGTATAAAGATACCGTAACTAGCAAAGAATTTTAA